The Polaribacter tangerinus genome has a segment encoding these proteins:
- the dtd gene encoding D-aminoacyl-tRNA deacylase — protein MKIVLQRVSSANVTINQERVAEIATGFLVLLGIVEDDTQEDIDYLVRKIINLRIFDDQNGLMNNSVLEVDGEIIVVSQFTLYASTKKGNRPSYIKAAKPTIAIPLYKKFIKTLENQLGKSVGKGEFGADMKVSLTNNGPVTIVIDSKNKE, from the coding sequence ATGAAAATTGTTTTACAAAGAGTATCGAGTGCAAACGTAACTATCAATCAAGAAAGAGTAGCTGAAATTGCAACAGGATTTCTTGTTTTATTAGGTATTGTAGAGGATGACACTCAGGAAGATATCGATTATTTGGTAAGAAAAATTATTAACCTTCGTATTTTTGATGATCAAAATGGCCTTATGAACAATTCTGTGCTAGAAGTAGATGGTGAAATAATTGTTGTGAGTCAGTTTACGTTATACGCTTCTACAAAAAAAGGTAACAGACCAAGTTATATAAAAGCTGCAAAACCAACAATTGCTATTCCACTTTACAAAAAATTCATAAAAACATTAGAAAATCAGCTTGGTAAAAGTGTAGGGAAAGGTGAGTTTGGTGCAGATATGAAAGTTAGTTTGACCAACAACGGACCAGTAACAATAGTTATAGATTCTAAGAACAAAGAGTAA
- a CDS encoding polyribonucleotide nucleotidyltransferase has product MIPKVFKEVIDLGDGRTISLETGKLAKQAHGSVVVQMGKAMLLCTVVSNYKQSDVDFLPLTVDYREKFAAAGRYPGGFFKREARPSDGEVLTMRLVDRVLRPLFPKDYHAETQVMIQLMSNDDDVMPDALAGLAASAAIQLSDIPFECPISEARVARVNGEFVINPTRAQLAMSDIDMMIGASADSVMMVEGEMDEISEEEMADAIKFAHDAIKVQCAAQIRLAEAFGKKETREYEAEREDEELATKINDFCYDKCYAIAKKGTSKAERSAAFEEVKEALKATFTEDELADFGDLIGKYFNKSQKEAVRELTLAEGIRLDGRKTDEIRPIWCEVDYLPSVHGSSIFTRGETQALATVTLGTSRDANKIDMPSYEGEENFYLHYNFPPFCTGEARPLRGTSRREVGHGNLAQRGLKGMIPSDCPYTVRVVSEVLESNGSSSMATVCAGTMALMDAGVKMTRPVSGIAMGLISDGERYAVLSDILGDEDHLGDMDFKVTGTSEGITACQMDIKVKGLSYEILVNALKQARNGRLHILEKLTDTIPTPNADVKEHAPKMVNRRIPNDMIGAFIGPGGKHIQELQKETGTTIVITEDAITEEGIIEILGTDPVGIEQVIAKIESMLFKPEVGSAYEVKVIKMLDFGAVVEYVEAPGNEVLLHVSELAWERTENVTDVVNMGDVFDVKYFGIDPRTRKEKVSRKALLPKPEGYVARPPRDDKRSSGGRDNRNRDNRRDDRKPRQPRKEE; this is encoded by the coding sequence ATGATTCCAAAAGTATTTAAAGAGGTAATAGACCTTGGAGATGGAAGAACCATCTCATTAGAAACCGGTAAATTAGCAAAACAAGCACACGGTTCTGTTGTTGTTCAAATGGGTAAAGCAATGTTGTTGTGTACAGTAGTTTCTAACTACAAACAAAGTGATGTTGATTTTTTACCACTTACCGTAGATTACAGAGAAAAATTTGCTGCCGCAGGAAGGTATCCAGGAGGTTTCTTTAAAAGAGAAGCAAGACCAAGTGATGGCGAAGTGTTAACAATGCGTTTAGTAGATCGTGTTCTACGTCCGTTGTTTCCAAAAGATTACCATGCCGAAACACAAGTTATGATTCAGTTAATGTCTAATGATGATGATGTAATGCCAGATGCATTGGCAGGTTTAGCAGCTTCTGCAGCTATTCAATTATCAGATATTCCTTTCGAATGCCCAATTTCAGAGGCGCGTGTTGCAAGAGTTAATGGCGAATTTGTTATTAACCCAACAAGAGCTCAATTGGCAATGTCTGATATAGATATGATGATTGGTGCTTCTGCAGATTCTGTAATGATGGTAGAAGGTGAAATGGATGAAATTTCAGAAGAAGAAATGGCAGATGCCATTAAATTTGCTCACGATGCTATTAAAGTTCAATGTGCTGCTCAAATTCGTTTAGCAGAAGCATTTGGTAAAAAAGAAACAAGAGAATACGAAGCAGAGAGAGAAGATGAAGAACTAGCAACAAAAATTAACGATTTTTGTTATGATAAATGTTATGCAATTGCAAAAAAGGGAACTTCTAAAGCGGAACGATCTGCCGCCTTTGAAGAAGTTAAAGAAGCTTTAAAAGCAACTTTTACCGAAGATGAATTGGCAGATTTTGGAGATTTAATAGGTAAGTACTTTAACAAATCTCAAAAAGAAGCAGTAAGAGAATTAACCTTGGCAGAAGGCATTCGATTAGACGGTAGAAAAACAGATGAAATTAGACCTATTTGGTGTGAAGTAGACTATTTACCATCTGTGCATGGTTCATCAATTTTTACGCGTGGAGAAACACAAGCTTTAGCCACAGTAACATTAGGTACCTCCAGAGATGCCAATAAAATAGATATGCCATCTTACGAAGGAGAAGAAAACTTTTACTTACACTACAACTTCCCTCCTTTTTGTACAGGTGAGGCAAGACCTTTAAGAGGGACTTCTAGAAGAGAAGTTGGTCATGGTAATTTAGCACAACGTGGTTTAAAAGGAATGATACCTAGCGATTGCCCATACACTGTTAGAGTTGTTTCTGAAGTTTTAGAATCTAATGGTTCTTCTTCTATGGCAACAGTTTGTGCAGGTACAATGGCATTAATGGATGCTGGTGTAAAAATGACTAGACCTGTTTCAGGTATTGCCATGGGATTAATTTCTGATGGTGAACGTTACGCAGTTTTATCGGATATTTTAGGTGATGAAGATCACTTAGGAGATATGGACTTTAAAGTAACGGGAACATCTGAAGGAATTACAGCATGTCAAATGGATATTAAAGTTAAAGGTCTTTCTTATGAAATTTTAGTAAATGCTCTAAAACAAGCAAGAAATGGTCGTTTACATATTTTAGAAAAATTAACAGACACCATACCTACTCCTAATGCAGATGTAAAAGAACATGCACCGAAAATGGTAAATAGAAGGATTCCTAATGATATGATTGGAGCTTTTATTGGACCAGGTGGTAAACATATTCAAGAATTGCAAAAAGAAACAGGAACCACAATTGTAATTACCGAAGACGCTATAACTGAAGAAGGAATTATTGAAATTTTGGGAACAGATCCTGTAGGAATAGAGCAAGTTATTGCCAAAATAGAATCGATGTTATTTAAACCTGAAGTTGGAAGTGCTTATGAGGTTAAAGTGATTAAAATGTTAGATTTTGGAGCTGTAGTAGAGTATGTAGAAGCTCCAGGAAATGAAGTTTTATTACACGTATCTGAATTAGCATGGGAACGTACAGAAAACGTAACTGATGTTGTAAATATGGGAGACGTTTTTGATGTAAAATACTTTGGTATAGACCCAAGAACTCGTAAAGAAAAAGTTTCTAGAAAAGCCTTGCTACCTAAACCAGAAGGTTATGTTGCAAGACCTCCTAGAGATGACAAACGCTCTTCTGGTGGACGAGATAATCGCAATCGAGATAACAGGCGCGATGACAGAAAACCAAGACAACCTAGAAAAGAAGAATAA
- the folK gene encoding 2-amino-4-hydroxy-6-hydroxymethyldihydropteridine diphosphokinase — protein sequence MKIQNITYLSIGTNEGNKVKNLQNTIQLIEQQIGNVLKISAIYKTPSWGFNGNDFYNICIKVGTSKTVENLLKIILNIEQQIGRERTNSSEYQNRKIDIDILLFNNDIILSEKLIVPHPKMLDRLFVLKPLEEIAKNVIHPANNKTIRECLAATTDSSKITLIKDTLKTTIPFTEKYNYIAIEGNIGAGKTSLAKLLSEEYNAKKVFERFADNPFLPKFYKNKERYAFPLEMSFLADRYQQLSDDLAQFDLFKSFIISDYYIFKSLIFAQINLTKEEYHLYRKMFDIMYKEITKPDLYIYLHQNTDRLLENIKKRGRSYEQNINADYLIKINKGYETFIKTQENLNFLIIDVSDKDFVKNKLDYIYIKDKLNNY from the coding sequence ATGAAAATACAAAACATCACTTACTTATCTATTGGAACAAATGAAGGAAATAAAGTTAAAAACCTTCAAAATACCATTCAACTTATTGAGCAACAAATTGGTAATGTTTTAAAAATATCAGCCATTTACAAAACACCCTCTTGGGGTTTTAATGGAAATGACTTTTACAACATTTGTATAAAGGTTGGTACATCAAAAACAGTAGAAAACCTGCTAAAAATCATTTTGAATATAGAACAGCAAATTGGCAGAGAAAGAACAAATAGTTCGGAATATCAAAATAGAAAAATCGATATTGATATTTTACTATTTAATAACGACATCATTTTATCTGAAAAACTAATAGTACCTCACCCAAAAATGTTAGACAGGTTATTTGTACTAAAACCACTAGAAGAAATAGCAAAAAATGTAATTCATCCTGCAAATAACAAAACAATTCGAGAATGTTTAGCCGCCACAACAGATAGCTCTAAAATTACCTTGATAAAAGATACCTTAAAAACAACAATTCCCTTTACAGAAAAATATAATTACATAGCTATAGAAGGAAACATAGGTGCCGGAAAAACATCATTAGCAAAATTATTGTCTGAAGAATACAATGCAAAAAAAGTTTTTGAACGTTTTGCAGACAATCCTTTCTTGCCTAAATTTTATAAAAATAAAGAGCGTTATGCATTTCCATTAGAGATGAGTTTTTTAGCCGACAGATATCAACAATTAAGCGATGATTTGGCACAGTTTGACTTATTTAAGAGTTTCATTATATCAGATTATTATATTTTTAAATCTTTAATTTTTGCTCAAATAAATTTAACAAAGGAAGAGTATCATTTATACCGTAAAATGTTCGATATAATGTATAAAGAAATTACAAAACCCGACTTATATATTTATTTGCATCAAAACACAGATAGGTTATTAGAAAACATTAAAAAAAGAGGGCGCTCTTATGAGCAAAACATAAATGCAGACTATTTAATAAAAATTAACAAAGGCTACGAAACATTTATAAAAACTCAAGAAAATTTAAATTTCTTAATCATAGACGTTTCCGATAAAGACTTTGTTAAGAATAAATTAGACTACATTTATATCAAAGACAAACTAAATAATTATTAA
- a CDS encoding bifunctional 3-deoxy-7-phosphoheptulonate synthase/chorismate mutase type II gives MKNTAALRTWLDDMKLDHPLVIAGPCSAETEEQVLKIAHELKDSDVNYYRAGIWKPRTRPGNFEGVGALGLGWLKKVKEQTGMKTCTEVANAAHCKLAIENDVDLLWIGARSTVSPFIMQEIADALQGTDKIVLVKNPVNPDLALWLGGIERLYTAGIKNLGAIHRGFSTYEKSKYRNIPEWQLAIEFQNKFPDLPLICDPSHITGNREMIFDVSQTALDLNFDGLMIETHFDPDNAWSDAAQQVTPSKLKQIMQDLKIRKETETDSSYRDSLENLRAQINVVDGQLIEMMGKRMGIADKIGALKKEKNVAVLQSKRWNEILGNMILEGESKGLSEEFVLKMFKAIHQESINHQEKIINA, from the coding sequence ATGAAGAATACAGCAGCATTAAGAACATGGTTGGACGATATGAAATTAGATCATCCACTAGTAATAGCAGGGCCTTGTAGTGCAGAAACTGAAGAGCAAGTTTTAAAAATTGCACACGAATTAAAAGATTCTGATGTAAACTATTATAGAGCAGGAATTTGGAAACCAAGAACAAGACCTGGAAATTTTGAGGGTGTTGGTGCCCTAGGTTTAGGCTGGTTAAAAAAGGTAAAAGAGCAAACAGGTATGAAAACTTGTACAGAAGTTGCCAATGCAGCACATTGTAAATTAGCTATAGAAAATGATGTAGATTTACTTTGGATTGGTGCCAGATCTACTGTTTCCCCTTTTATAATGCAAGAAATTGCAGATGCTTTACAGGGTACAGATAAAATAGTATTGGTTAAAAATCCGGTAAATCCAGATTTAGCCTTGTGGTTAGGAGGAATAGAAAGATTATATACTGCAGGCATAAAAAATTTAGGCGCCATTCATAGAGGATTTTCAACTTATGAAAAATCGAAATATCGAAATATTCCGGAGTGGCAGCTAGCAATCGAGTTTCAAAATAAATTTCCAGATTTACCATTAATTTGCGACCCTTCTCATATTACAGGGAACAGAGAAATGATTTTTGATGTTTCTCAAACAGCCCTAGATTTAAATTTTGATGGATTAATGATAGAAACTCATTTCGACCCAGATAACGCATGGAGTGATGCTGCACAGCAAGTAACACCCTCAAAATTGAAGCAAATTATGCAAGATTTAAAAATTAGAAAAGAAACTGAAACAGATTCGAGTTATAGAGACTCTCTAGAAAATTTAAGAGCTCAAATAAATGTTGTAGATGGTCAGTTAATCGAAATGATGGGAAAACGTATGGGAATTGCAGATAAAATTGGAGCATTAAAAAAAGAGAAGAATGTAGCAGTTTTGCAATCTAAACGTTGGAACGAGATTCTTGGAAATATGATTTTAGAGGGTGAAAGCAAAGGATTAAGTGAAGAATTTGTATTAAAAATGTTCAAAGCAATTCATCAAGAATCTATCAATCATCAAGAAAAAATAATTAATGCATAG
- a CDS encoding ATP-dependent Clp protease adaptor ClpS → MSTKEKIQEDVSVKEQEVFQHEIILHNDDVNTFDHVIESLIQVCDHTLEQAEQCATLVHYKGKCAVKSGEFKDLEPRCSKLLQLGLSAELI, encoded by the coding sequence ATGAGTACAAAAGAAAAAATACAAGAAGATGTTTCCGTAAAGGAACAAGAGGTTTTTCAGCATGAAATTATTTTACATAATGATGATGTGAACACTTTCGATCATGTAATTGAATCTTTAATTCAGGTCTGCGATCATACTTTAGAGCAAGCTGAGCAATGTGCTACTTTAGTTCATTACAAAGGAAAATGTGCCGTTAAATCAGGAGAGTTTAAAGATTTAGAACCAAGATGTTCTAAGTTACTTCAGTTAGGTTTATCTGCTGAATTAATATAG
- the rsgA gene encoding ribosome small subunit-dependent GTPase A, producing MVGIVYKSTGSWYKVKTDEGRFYNCRIKGKFRIKGIKSTNPIAVGDSVVFDIEKKGDEEIGVIKTILDRDNFIVRKSVNLSKQTHVIASNIDQVFLLITINNPPTFTTFIDRFLVSTRAYRIHTILLFNKIDSYAIEERAEVMYLKDIYEAIGYTCLEVSATQHTNVAAVKEMMVGKTSMFVGHSGVGKSTLVNAIEPTLDLKTKEISDQHNQGKHTTTFAEMFDLSFNGKIIDTPGIKGFGVVDIDKFELGDYFPEFFALKQNCKFNNCIHTKEPNCAVKEALEEDKISWSRYKSYLQILEGEDDKEHFRTDVWGEE from the coding sequence ATGGTAGGAATCGTATATAAATCTACAGGAAGTTGGTACAAGGTAAAGACAGATGAAGGTCGGTTTTACAACTGTAGAATAAAAGGAAAATTCAGAATAAAAGGTATTAAAAGTACAAATCCTATAGCCGTTGGAGATAGCGTAGTTTTCGATATAGAAAAAAAGGGCGATGAAGAAATAGGTGTTATTAAAACAATCTTAGATCGAGACAATTTTATAGTACGTAAATCTGTTAATCTTTCTAAACAAACTCACGTAATTGCATCAAATATAGATCAAGTTTTTTTATTAATTACCATAAACAATCCACCAACCTTTACCACTTTTATAGATCGTTTTTTAGTTTCTACAAGAGCTTACAGAATACATACCATATTGTTATTTAATAAGATAGATTCTTATGCAATAGAAGAGCGAGCAGAGGTAATGTATTTGAAAGATATATACGAAGCTATCGGATACACATGTTTAGAAGTTTCTGCTACTCAACATACAAATGTTGCTGCTGTAAAAGAGATGATGGTAGGTAAAACATCAATGTTTGTTGGTCATTCTGGTGTAGGAAAATCAACTTTGGTAAATGCCATTGAGCCAACTTTAGATTTAAAAACAAAAGAAATTTCCGACCAGCACAATCAAGGAAAACACACCACTACTTTTGCCGAAATGTTCGACCTTAGTTTTAATGGTAAAATTATAGATACTCCTGGTATAAAAGGATTTGGAGTAGTAGATATTGATAAATTTGAACTTGGAGATTATTTTCCAGAGTTTTTTGCCTTAAAACAAAATTGTAAATTTAACAATTGCATTCATACCAAAGAACCGAATTGTGCTGTAAAAGAAGCCTTGGAAGAAGATAAAATTTCTTGGTCTCGTTATAAAAGTTATTTACAAATTTTAGAAGGAGAAGATGATAAGGAGCATTTTAGAACAGATGTTTGGGGAGAAGAATAA
- a CDS encoding prephenate dehydrogenase, translating to MKNIFFIGIGLIGGSFAIDIKKHLPNTVLHGISRKDETLNKALELKLIDKKATLNDLENADLVIVSIPVDATVKLLPTILDKISDTTLVVDAGSTKEAICKAVEHHKRRRNFLACHPIAGTEKSGPTAAISGLYKGKTNIICEVEKTTFKLQETALDLFRAIGMRIRYMDAVSHDKHIAYVSHLSHISAFMLGKTVIEKEKNERDIFDMAGSGFESTVRLAKSSPAMWTPIFKQNKENVIETLEEYIGNLQHFKELMQQDNFSEIFKEMENTNYIKQILNGIN from the coding sequence ATGAAAAATATATTTTTTATAGGAATTGGTTTAATTGGTGGCAGTTTTGCTATTGATATAAAAAAACATCTGCCAAATACTGTATTACATGGCATTAGTAGAAAAGACGAGACCTTAAACAAAGCATTAGAATTAAAATTAATCGATAAAAAAGCAACGTTAAACGATTTAGAAAATGCAGATTTGGTTATTGTATCAATTCCTGTAGATGCTACTGTAAAATTGCTACCCACTATTTTAGATAAAATTTCCGATACTACCTTAGTTGTAGATGCAGGTTCTACAAAAGAGGCTATTTGTAAAGCTGTTGAACATCATAAAAGAAGACGCAATTTTTTGGCTTGTCACCCCATTGCAGGTACAGAAAAATCTGGGCCAACAGCAGCCATTTCTGGCTTGTATAAAGGAAAAACAAACATTATTTGCGAAGTAGAAAAAACAACTTTTAAATTGCAAGAAACAGCATTAGACCTTTTTAGAGCTATTGGAATGCGTATTCGTTATATGGATGCCGTTTCTCATGATAAACATATTGCGTATGTTTCGCACCTGTCTCACATAAGTGCATTTATGTTAGGAAAAACAGTTATAGAAAAAGAAAAAAATGAACGCGATATTTTCGATATGGCAGGTTCTGGTTTTGAGTCTACCGTTCGTTTAGCAAAAAGTAGTCCTGCAATGTGGACACCAATTTTTAAACAAAACAAAGAAAATGTTATCGAAACATTAGAAGAATATATTGGCAATTTGCAACATTTTAAAGAGCTAATGCAACAAGATAATTTCTCTGAAATTTTTAAGGAAATGGAGAATACAAACTATATAAAACAAATTTTAAACGGCATAAATTAA
- a CDS encoding prephenate dehydratase — MKKTIAIQGAEGSNHHKVARDFYGNNIQLKECMSFDVLVDCLLDKTANLGVMALENTIAGSIIPNYALIDNNNLHIIGEEYLNIHHHLMCLENQTIEDIKEVWSHPMALLQCKEFFKNHSHIKLVEDVDTAEVAKRISKENLKGIAAIAPKIAAEIFDLTIIEDEIQTIKDNSTRFVIVQTDKPVINEEVNKASLKFQLNHKRGSLAAILNVLSDCKMNLTKIQSLPVIEMPWKYSFFVDVTFDDYKEYEKAVAVIQIMAEEFKILGTYKNGRK, encoded by the coding sequence ATGAAAAAAACAATCGCCATCCAAGGAGCAGAAGGCTCAAACCATCATAAAGTTGCTCGCGACTTTTATGGAAACAACATTCAACTAAAAGAATGCATGTCTTTCGATGTGTTGGTGGATTGCTTACTAGATAAAACTGCCAATTTAGGAGTAATGGCGTTAGAAAATACCATTGCAGGGTCTATAATTCCTAATTATGCGTTAATAGATAATAATAACCTACATATAATAGGAGAAGAATATTTAAATATTCATCATCATTTAATGTGTTTAGAGAATCAAACGATTGAAGATATAAAAGAAGTTTGGTCGCATCCTATGGCATTATTACAATGTAAGGAGTTTTTTAAAAATCATTCACATATAAAATTAGTAGAAGATGTAGATACTGCTGAGGTTGCTAAGAGAATATCTAAAGAAAACTTAAAAGGAATTGCTGCAATTGCTCCAAAAATAGCCGCTGAAATTTTCGATTTGACAATTATTGAAGATGAAATTCAAACGATTAAAGACAATTCTACACGATTTGTAATTGTACAAACGGATAAACCAGTAATAAACGAAGAGGTAAACAAAGCATCTTTAAAATTTCAATTGAATCATAAAAGAGGAAGTTTGGCAGCTATTTTAAATGTGTTGAGCGATTGTAAAATGAATTTAACTAAAATTCAATCTTTGCCAGTTATAGAAATGCCCTGGAAATATTCCTTTTTTGTAGATGTAACTTTTGATGATTACAAAGAATATGAGAAAGCAGTTGCTGTTATACAAATAATGGCCGAAGAGTTTAAAATATTAGGAACTTATAAAAACGGAAGAAAATAA
- the rpsO gene encoding 30S ribosomal protein S15 — translation MYLTKEVKESIFEKHGKGKNDTGSSEGQIALFTHRINHLTEHLKRNRKDFNTERSLVMMVGKRRSLLDYVKKKDILRYRAIIKELGIRK, via the coding sequence ATGTACTTAACAAAAGAAGTAAAAGAAAGTATCTTCGAAAAACACGGTAAAGGAAAAAACGATACTGGTTCTTCAGAAGGTCAAATTGCGTTATTCACGCACAGAATTAACCATTTAACAGAACATTTAAAAAGAAATCGTAAAGACTTTAACACAGAGCGTTCATTAGTAATGATGGTTGGTAAGCGTAGAAGCTTATTAGATTATGTAAAGAAAAAAGATATTTTAAGATATCGTGCAATTATTAAAGAATTAGGAATTAGAAAATAA
- a CDS encoding pyridoxal phosphate-dependent aminotransferase codes for MIQPAKRLDTVQEYYFSKKLREVRELMAAGKPIINMGIGSPDLQPPAKVLEAIKGSLHDGSAHKYQSYQGLPELRNAIATFYKDKFSVEINPENEVLPLMGSKEGIMHISMAFLNEGDKVLIPNPGYPTYTSVTKLVGAEPLFYNLSDATNWQPNFKELEKQDLSNVKIMWVNYPHMPTGTNATLQTFEKLVAFGKKHHILIVNDNPYSFILNDTPTSILQVKGAKDIALELNSLSKTFNMAGWRVGMVLGNATYINEILKVKSNMDSGMFYGIQKGAIEALQLSDDWFFNQNKIYQERRKLIWELADKLDAVYNKNATGLFVWAKIPEGKKSEEVTDSILYEKNIFITPGTIFGSQGEGYIRFSLCVTSEVIKEAIGRF; via the coding sequence ATGATACAGCCTGCAAAAAGATTAGACACCGTTCAAGAATACTATTTCTCTAAAAAATTAAGAGAGGTAAGAGAGTTAATGGCAGCAGGAAAACCAATTATCAATATGGGAATTGGCTCTCCAGATTTGCAACCACCAGCAAAAGTTTTAGAGGCTATTAAAGGAAGTTTACATGATGGTTCTGCACATAAATATCAGTCATATCAGGGCTTACCTGAATTAAGAAATGCAATTGCTACTTTTTACAAAGATAAATTTTCTGTAGAAATTAATCCAGAAAATGAAGTGTTGCCATTAATGGGAAGTAAAGAGGGGATTATGCACATTTCTATGGCTTTTTTAAATGAAGGCGATAAAGTGTTAATTCCAAATCCAGGATATCCAACATATACATCTGTAACAAAATTAGTGGGAGCAGAACCACTTTTTTATAATTTGAGTGATGCGACTAATTGGCAACCAAATTTTAAAGAATTAGAAAAACAAGACTTAAGTAATGTTAAAATTATGTGGGTAAATTATCCGCATATGCCAACAGGAACCAATGCAACTTTACAAACATTCGAAAAGTTGGTAGCCTTTGGTAAAAAGCACCATATTTTAATAGTTAATGATAATCCTTATAGTTTTATTCTAAATGATACACCTACAAGTATCTTACAAGTTAAAGGCGCAAAAGATATTGCTTTAGAATTAAATTCATTAAGTAAAACCTTTAATATGGCTGGTTGGCGAGTTGGTATGGTTTTAGGAAATGCAACATATATCAACGAAATATTAAAAGTAAAATCGAACATGGACTCTGGTATGTTTTATGGTATTCAAAAAGGTGCTATAGAAGCTTTACAATTATCTGATGATTGGTTTTTTAATCAGAATAAAATTTATCAAGAACGTAGAAAACTAATATGGGAATTAGCAGATAAATTAGATGCTGTGTACAATAAAAACGCAACAGGTTTATTTGTATGGGCAAAAATTCCTGAAGGGAAAAAATCTGAAGAAGTTACAGATAGTATTCTTTACGAGAAAAATATTTTTATCACACCAGGAACTATTTTTGGCTCTCAAGGAGAAGGATATATCCGTTTTTCATTGTGTGTAACCTCTGAAGTGATTAAAGAAGCGATTGGTAGATTTTAA
- a CDS encoding OmpA family protein, with protein sequence MYGDDVLNNNNLNFEGNSYGAEMNVILSFSNLYATRSSKWNSAGYFGIGFHQYNSVLYERLTDGTNKQIVDFGNNPSRSGNNAASSIYLSAQLGIKRKLSKRLDLEFRTGMYFNYDDHLDATISNRQDWETFFVSSIGLSYKLGKQKIFTLWSGDNDARRASNFKIIDTDKDGVMDQLDIEPNTPKGVMVYGNGKAIDSDEDGLPDYKDKCPLEFGEMSNNGCPIDKDTDGDGVMDRKDLCPETPGIALNKGCPKQEVSSTTINQQIGILASSIYFETNSSKIQSISYVTIDKIISLIKKVDINFVIEGHTDNRNSDKYNLFLSQKRADAVKNYMVSKGVSEDRLKSIGFGESRPKFSNYNAGGRQLNRRVEIKPE encoded by the coding sequence GTGTATGGAGACGATGTCTTAAACAACAATAATTTAAATTTTGAAGGAAATTCGTACGGTGCAGAAATGAACGTAATCTTAAGTTTTTCAAACTTGTACGCTACTAGAAGTTCTAAATGGAACTCTGCAGGATATTTTGGTATTGGTTTTCACCAATACAACTCTGTGTTATACGAAAGATTAACAGATGGCACTAACAAACAAATTGTAGATTTTGGTAACAACCCTTCTCGATCTGGTAACAATGCTGCAAGTTCTATATATCTTTCTGCTCAGTTAGGTATAAAAAGAAAGTTAAGCAAGCGATTAGATTTAGAATTCAGAACAGGTATGTACTTTAACTATGACGACCATTTAGATGCAACTATCTCTAACAGACAAGACTGGGAAACTTTCTTTGTAAGTAGTATTGGTTTATCATATAAATTAGGGAAACAAAAAATATTTACCCTTTGGAGTGGAGATAATGATGCTAGAAGAGCTAGTAATTTCAAAATTATTGATACCGATAAAGATGGTGTAATGGATCAATTAGATATTGAACCTAACACACCAAAAGGAGTAATGGTTTATGGTAATGGTAAAGCTATTGATTCTGATGAAGATGGTTTACCAGACTACAAAGATAAATGTCCTTTAGAATTCGGAGAAATGTCTAATAACGGTTGTCCAATAGATAAAGATACGGATGGAGATGGAGTAATGGATCGTAAAGATTTATGTCCTGAAACACCTGGTATTGCTCTTAACAAAGGATGCCCTAAACAAGAGGTTTCAAGCACAACTATTAACCAACAAATTGGTATTTTAGCTTCTAGTATTTACTTTGAAACAAATAGTTCTAAAATACAATCGATATCTTATGTAACGATAGATAAAATTATTTCGTTAATTAAAAAAGTAGATATTAACTTCGTAATTGAAGGGCATACAGACAATAGAAACAGCGATAAATACAACTTATTTTTATCTCAAAAAAGAGCTGATGCTGTTAAAAATTATATGGTATCTAAAGGAGTTAGTGAAGACAGACTTAAGTCTATAGGTTTTGGTGAGTCTAGACCTAAATTCTCTAACTATAATGCCGGTGGAAGACAACTGAACAGAAGAGTTGAAATAAAGCCAGAGTAA